In Corynebacterium matruchotii, a single genomic region encodes these proteins:
- the pepN gene encoding aminopeptidase N, with the protein MDFAKLTRYDATFRSDSLRIDSYELELDLGEATTSPTFPVGVGVKLTSKSEQIFLDYLGESVESVTINGNPVPWEQKGGRIVLDVPAGLVGRPIALHVRAHSRYSRSGQGLHRFTDPQDGNTYLYSHSEPSDARRIFPCFDQPDLKAQCTVRMTVPQGWVALSNQPETTREAGDHGDTVTFRATPPVSTYLMAFATGPYVAQRDTWRSPDGKREIELGVWSRASMAEHVDSEILEVTKQGLDFFDKNFDFPYPWTKYDSIFVPEYNLGAMENPGLVTFTEAYIFRSPATDAQHAHRANTILHEMSHMWFGDLVTPLWWDDLWLKESFAEFMGADASLHATRFTDAWADFAGTRKNWAYVQDQLPTTHPIKAEIPDVDAARQNFDGITYTKGAAVLKQLVHFVGRDNFYAAAREYFRKHAFGTATFDDLIAALGNHTDQDLHDWPKRWLRTSGPDQLIPEVTTSGNTIKQLSIVQNGSPQTRPHRLTVSLFRGAPLERYHSMDVRLPGIPGKNTELTEAHGLPAPDLILLNDNDHTYAKIGFDPTSLHTIKARLGNITDNVSRAVIWTALWNLTRDAELPAQDYIDIVMLHGANEPNPSIIEQVFANAYVAATKFTTDPTVIADLVYSLWDLMYQAKPGSDTQLVLVRAAITALAADRKPGSARKLRELLGGHLAGLVLSPDIRWRIIAALASHDDVTAQELLAEREADNTLDGQAAYLQAMYSYPHAKQQAFDDLLHAMDYSNEEVNALIAGFRAPTDPRPATPDFAAEFFANLNHIWTEYPIEIANRIVRGLYPETAAAVAKTEEILETELPGALHRVLLECKDQVQRQLAAQEFNNSAS; encoded by the coding sequence ATGGACTTTGCAAAACTCACGCGATACGACGCCACCTTCCGTTCCGATTCCCTTCGGATTGATTCCTACGAGCTTGAGCTTGATCTTGGTGAGGCCACCACTAGCCCCACATTCCCGGTTGGGGTTGGGGTGAAATTAACGTCGAAAAGCGAACAAATTTTCCTCGACTACCTGGGGGAGTCTGTGGAGTCCGTCACCATTAATGGGAACCCGGTGCCCTGGGAGCAAAAGGGGGGACGCATTGTTCTTGACGTGCCGGCGGGGCTGGTGGGGCGGCCAATCGCACTCCATGTGCGCGCGCACAGTCGGTATTCGCGCAGTGGGCAGGGGCTGCACCGGTTCACCGACCCACAGGACGGCAACACCTACCTATACTCCCATTCCGAGCCCTCCGATGCGCGCAGGATTTTTCCGTGCTTTGATCAGCCAGATCTTAAGGCACAATGTACCGTACGGATGACGGTGCCACAAGGATGGGTGGCGCTCAGCAATCAGCCCGAGACCACACGGGAGGCGGGCGACCACGGGGACACCGTGACGTTTAGGGCCACGCCGCCGGTGTCCACCTATCTCATGGCGTTCGCCACCGGCCCGTATGTGGCGCAGCGCGACACGTGGCGTTCCCCCGACGGCAAGCGCGAGATTGAGCTGGGCGTATGGTCCCGGGCGTCCATGGCAGAACATGTGGATTCGGAGATTCTGGAGGTCACCAAGCAGGGGCTGGATTTCTTCGATAAGAATTTCGATTTCCCGTACCCGTGGACCAAGTATGATTCCATCTTCGTCCCCGAATATAACCTGGGCGCAATGGAAAACCCGGGGCTGGTCACCTTCACCGAGGCCTATATTTTCCGCTCGCCCGCAACCGATGCGCAGCACGCACACCGCGCCAACACCATTTTGCACGAGATGAGCCACATGTGGTTTGGCGACCTCGTTACCCCCTTATGGTGGGATGACCTCTGGCTCAAGGAGTCCTTCGCCGAATTCATGGGCGCCGACGCCTCATTGCACGCAACCCGATTCACGGATGCCTGGGCGGACTTCGCCGGCACCCGCAAGAACTGGGCCTATGTGCAGGATCAATTGCCCACCACTCACCCCATTAAGGCGGAGATTCCCGACGTGGATGCGGCCCGCCAAAACTTTGACGGCATCACCTACACCAAAGGCGCCGCCGTATTAAAACAGCTCGTGCATTTTGTTGGGCGCGATAATTTCTATGCGGCCGCCCGCGAATACTTCCGCAAGCACGCATTTGGCACCGCCACCTTCGACGACCTCATTGCCGCATTGGGCAACCACACCGACCAGGATCTCCACGACTGGCCAAAGCGGTGGCTGCGCACATCCGGGCCCGACCAGCTCATTCCCGAAGTCACCACCTCCGGGAACACCATCAAACAGCTTTCCATCGTGCAAAATGGTTCACCGCAGACGCGCCCACACCGGCTCACCGTTTCCCTGTTCCGCGGCGCCCCGCTCGAACGCTACCACAGCATGGACGTTCGCCTCCCCGGCATCCCTGGCAAAAACACCGAACTCACCGAAGCCCACGGCCTCCCCGCCCCCGACCTCATCCTCCTCAATGACAACGACCACACCTATGCAAAAATCGGCTTCGACCCAACCTCATTGCACACGATCAAAGCCCGGCTCGGTAATATTACCGACAATGTGTCCCGCGCCGTGATTTGGACCGCCCTCTGGAATCTCACCCGCGACGCCGAACTTCCCGCCCAAGACTACATCGACATTGTGATGCTCCACGGGGCCAACGAACCCAACCCCAGCATAATCGAACAAGTATTCGCCAATGCTTATGTGGCCGCCACGAAATTCACCACCGACCCCACCGTCATCGCCGACCTGGTGTACAGCCTTTGGGACCTCATGTACCAGGCAAAACCCGGATCCGACACCCAACTCGTGCTCGTCCGGGCCGCCATCACCGCCCTGGCAGCCGACCGCAAACCAGGCAGCGCCCGAAAACTCCGGGAACTCTTAGGCGGCCACCTCGCCGGCCTGGTCCTCTCCCCCGACATTCGGTGGCGCATCATCGCGGCCCTGGCCAGCCACGACGATGTGACCGCCCAGGAACTCCTCGCCGAACGCGAAGCCGACAACACCCTCGACGGCCAGGCCGCCTACCTCCAGGCAATGTACTCCTACCCGCACGCCAAACAACAGGCCTTCGACGATCTCCTGCATGCCATGGACTACTCCAACGAGGAGGTCAACGCCCTGATCGCCGGCTTCCGGGCCCCCACCGATCCACGGCCAGCCACACCCGACTTCGCCGCGGAATTCTTCGCCAACCTCAACCACATCTGGACCGAATACCCAATCGAAATCGCCAACCGGATCGTGCGCGGCCTCTACCCGGAAACCGCCGCGGCCGTGGCCAAAACCGAAGAAATTCTGGAGACGGAACTGCCCGGCGCGCTGCACCGGGTGCTGTTAGAGTGCAAGGATCAGGTGCAGCGGCAGTTGGCTGCCCAGGAATTCAACAACTCCGCCTCCTAG